Proteins encoded together in one Urocitellus parryii isolate mUroPar1 chromosome 3, mUroPar1.hap1, whole genome shotgun sequence window:
- the Zglp1 gene encoding GATA-type zinc finger protein 1: MLLGELLASRCLDVEPPRPSAQQKPRPPGCFRLSGRSLWPGCQDSITALGFLQETEEGLALPPTQDPLALGPCWGPMTLGTLDPLTMARNSKNMQTPVSQKRCSMVPPEGPPAPSQRRPRKQPHPCRGTEKGDPTFQGVTLTFELKPDCSLQILPTYSSHSQGPPASPASPEPSPGGSEAQAPRCCASCRTQRTPLWRDAEDGTPLCNACGIRYKKYGTRCSSCWLVPRKSVQPKKLCGRCGLSMDPHQDPTQEM, encoded by the exons ATGCTGCTGGGAGAGCTCCTGGCGTCTCGCTGTCTGGACGTGGAGCCGCCAAGACCCTCCGCCCAGCAGAAGCCGAGGCCTCCCGGATGCTTCAGGCTCAGTGGCAG GTCCCTCTGGCCTGGATGCCAGGACTCCATCACTGCCCTGGGCTTCCTTCAAGAGACAGAAGAGGGGCTGGCCCTGCCCCCAACTCAGGACCCCCTGGCCCTGGGACCCTGCTGGGGACCAATGACCCTGGGGACTTTGGACCCCTTAACTATGGCCAGGAATTCCAAGAACATGCAGACCCCAGTCAGCCAGAAGCGCTGCAGCATGGTGCCCCCTGAGGGTCCTCCAGCCCCATCCCAGAGAAGACCACGCAAACAGCCGCACCCCTGCCGGGGCACTGAGAAAGGGGACCCCACGTTCCAAGGAGTGACTCTGACTTTTGAGTTAAAGCCGGACTGCAGCCTGCAGATCTTGCCCACCTACAG CAGCCACTCTCAGGGACCACCCGCAAGCCCTGCCAGCCCTGAGCCCAGCCCTGGAGGCAGCGAGGCCCAGG CTCCACGATGCTGTGCCTCCTGTAGGACCCAGAGGACCCCTCTCTGGAGAGATGCTGAAGATGGGACCCCTCTCTGCAATGCCTGTGGTATCAG GTACAAGAAATATGGTACCCGTTGTTCCAGTTGCTGGCTGGTGCCCAGGAAAAGTGTCCAGCCCAAGAAGCTGTGTGGCAGATGTGGGTTGTCCATGGACCCCCACCAAGACCCAACTCAGGAAATGTAA
- the Icam5 gene encoding intercellular adhesion molecule 5 — MPGPSPGLRRALLGLWAALGLGILGLSAVAQEPFWADLQPRVALVERGGSLWLNCSTNCPRPERGGLETSLRRNGTQRGLRWLARQLVDIREPETQPVCFFRCARRTLQARGLIRTFQRPDRVELVPLPAWQPVGENFTLSCRVPGAGPRGSLTLTLLRGAQELIRRNFAGEPPRARGAVLTATVLARREDHGANFSCRAELDLRPHGLGLFENSSAPRELRTFALSPDSPRLNAPRLLEVGSEKPVSCSLDGLFPAPEAGVYLELGDQRLNPYVTLEGDALMATATVTASAEQEGARQLVCTVTLGGESRETRENLTIYSFPAPLLNLSEPNAPEGKMVTVTCTAGARTLVTLEGIPAAVLGQPAQLQLNITENDDRRGFFCEAILEVDGEILSKNASAELRVLYGPRLDDSDCPRSWTWPEGPEQTLRCEARGNPAPSVHCARPDGGAVLALGLLGPVTRALAGTYRCTAVNVQGEAVKDVTLTVEYAPALDSVGCPEQITWLEGTEASLSCVAHGVPPPNVSCVRTGEAKIVEGLLHVAREHAGTYRCEATNARGSAAKNVAVTVEYGPSFDELSCPSNWTWVQGSGRLFSCDVDGKPEPSVECVGSEGASEGTVLPLASSNPNPRDPSIASDLTPGIYICNATNRHGSTVKTVVVSAESSPQMDESTCPSHQTWLEGAKPAALACTARGQPFPQVHCSRKGAPQPERQRVSREDAGTYLCVATNVHGTDSRTITVGVEYRPVVAELAASPSSVRPGGNFTLTCRAEAWPPAQISWRAPPGALNIGLSSNNSTLSVAGAMGSHGGEYECAATNAHGRHARRITVRVAGPWLWVAVGGAAGGAALLAAGAGLAFYVQSTACKKGEYNVQEAESSGEAVCLNGAGGGAGGSAEGGPETGGSAESPAGGEVFSIQLTSA, encoded by the exons ATGCCAGGGCCTTCGCCGGGGCTGCGCCGAGCGCTACTCGGCCtctgggctgccctgggcctggggatCCTTGGCCTCTCAG CGGTCGCGCAGGAGCCCTTCTGGGCAGACCTGCAGCCCCGCGTTGCGCTTGTGGAGCGCGGGGGCTCGCTGTGGCTGAACTGCAGCACCAACTGCCCTCGGCCGGAGCGCGGTGGCCTGGAGACCTCGCTGCGTCGAAATGGGACCCAGAGGGGCTTGCGCTGGCTGGCGCGGCAGCTAGTGGACATCCGCGAGCCAGAGACCCAGCCCGTCTGCTTCTTCCGCTGCGCGCGGCGCACACTACAGGCGCGTGGGCTCATTCGCACTTTCC AGCGGCCAGATCGCGTAGAGCTGGTGCCGCTACCTGCCTGGCAGCCCGTGGGCGAGAACTTCACCCTGAGCTGTAGGGTCCCGGGCGCCGGTCCCCGCGGGAGCCTCACACTGACCCTGCTGCGCGGGGCTCAGGAGCTGATCCGCCGCAACTTTGCCGGCGAGCCACCCCGAGCGCGGGGCGCGGTGCTCACCGCCACGGTACTGGCGCGGAGAGAGGACCATGGAGCTAATTTCTCGTGCCGCGCGGAGCTGGACCTTCGGCCGCATGGCCTGGGACTGTTTGAAAACAGCTCCGCCCCCAGAGAGCTCCGAACCTTCG CCTTGTCTCCAGACTCCCCGCGCCTCAATGCTCCCCGGCTCCTAGAAGTGGGCTCAGAAAAGCCGGTGAGCTGCTCTTTGGACGGACTGTTTCCAGCCCCGGAGGCTGGGGTTTACCTCGAATTGGGAGATCAGAGACTGAATCCTTATGTCACACTCGAGGGGGACGCCCTCATGGCCACTGCTACAGTCACCGCAAGCGCAGAGCAGGAGGGTGCCAGGCAGCTGGTCTGCACCGTGACCTTGGGGGGCGAAAGCCGAGAGACCCGGGAGAACCTAACGATCTACA GCTTCCCCGCGCCCCTCCTGAACCTGAGCGAACCCAACGCCCCTGAGGGGAAGATGGTGACAGTAACCTGCACAGCCGGGGCTCGGACCCTGGTCACACTGGAGGGAATTCCAGCTGCTGTTCTGGGGCAGCCCGCCCAACTCCAGCTAAACATCACTGAGAATGATGACAGGCGCGGCTTCTTCTGCGAAGCCATCCTCGAGGTGGATGGGGAGATCTTGAGCAAGAACGCGAGCGCGGAGCTTCGCGTCCTGT ATGGTCCCCGGCTGGACGACTCTGATTGTCCCAGAAGCTGGACGTGGCCAGAGGGCCCAGAGCAGACATTGCGCTGCGAGGCCCGAGGAAACCCAGCGCCCTCAGTGCATTGCGCGAGGCCCGACGGCGGGGCGGTGCTGGCGCTTGGCCTACTAGGTCCGGTCACTCGCGCACTCGCGGGCACTTACCGCTGCACAGCGGTCAATGTACAGGGCGAGGCGGTCAAGGACGTGACACTAACAGTAGAAT ATGCACCGGCGCTAGACAGTGTGGGCTGCCCAGAACAGATTACTTGGTTGGAGGGAACAGAGGCATCGCTGAGCTGTGTGGCGCACGGGGTCCCTCCGCCCAACGTGAGCTGTGTACGCACTGGGGAGGCCAAAATTGTCGAAGGGCTGCTGCACGTGGCTCGGGAGCATGCAGGCACTTACCGATGCGAAGCCACCAACGCTCGAGGCTCTGCAGCTAAAAATGTGGCTGTCACGGTGGAAT ATGGCCCCAGTTTTGACGAGCTGAGTTGCCCCAGCAACTGGACCTGGGTGCAAGGATCTGGACGACTGTTTTCCTGTGATGTCGATGGGAAGCCAGAGCCAAGCGTGGAGTGCGTGGGCTCTGAGGGTGCCAGTGAGGGGACCGTGCTGCCGTTGGCAAGctcaaaccctaatcctagagACCCCAGTATTGCTAGTGACCTGACACCTGGTATCTACATCTGCAACGCCACCAACCGGCATGGCTCCACGGTCAAAACAGTTGTCGTGAGCGCGGAGT CGTCGCCACAGATGGATGAGTCCACCTGCCCAAGTCATCAGACATGGCTGGAAGGGGCTAAACCTGCAGCGCTGGCCTGCACCGCCCGAGGTCAGCCCTTCCCACAAGTGCACTGCTCCAGAAAGGGTGCGCCCCAGCCTGAGAGGCAGCGCGTGTCCCGAGAGGACGCGGGTACCTATCTCTGTGTGGCCACCAATGTTCATGGCACAGATTCCCGGACCATCACTGTGGGCGTGGAAT ACCGTCCGGTAGTGGCGGAGCTGGCCGCCTCACCCTCGAGCGTGCGGCCAGGCGGGAACTTCACGTTGACCTGCCGAGCAGAGGCCTGGCCTCCAGCCCAGATCAGTTGGCGCGCACCCCCGGGAGCCCTCAACATCGGCCTGTCGAGCAACAATAGCACGCTAAGCGTGGCGGGCGCTATGGGCAGTCACGGCGGGGAGTACGAGTGCGCCGCCACCAACGCGCACGGGCGCCATGCACGGCGCATCACGGTGCGCGTGGCTG GTCCGTGGCTGTGGGTGGCCGTGGGCGGAGCGGCCGGGGGCGCGGCGCTGCTGGCGGCTGGGGCGGGCCTGGCCTTCTACGTGCAGTCCACCGCCTGCAAGAAGGGCGAGTACAACGTCCAGGAGGCCGAGAGCTCAGGAGAGGCCGTGTGCCTCAACGGCGCGGGCGGGGGCGCCGGCGGGAGCGCGGAAGGTGGACCCGAGACTGGGGGCTCCGCGGAGTCGCCGGCGGGGGGCGAGGTCTTCTCCATCCAGCTGACTTCCGCGTGA
- the Icam4 gene encoding intercellular adhesion molecule 4, whose product MGSLLLLSLLLLLVTVYPGDGGVLGRQAERVQGTSGSPPAPSGTPAPFWVRINPELVVVPQGGSVWLNCSNSCPLPASSSVGTQLLRGKTLSGPGWVSYQLLNVRAWSSDVHCFVTCAGKTREATARITTYKRPRSVILEPPILVGQGYFLRCHVMHVFPVGSLMVILRRRGQIIYFETLEHFQGLHVANVTLTHVLRAGPSNLWQPLTCHARLSLHGLVIHSSSAPIMLTALAWNPASKALASTSIAALVGILLAMGAAYLCKCPAKQPWLRKLFYAN is encoded by the exons ATGGGGTCTCTGCTCCTCCTGTCGCTGCTGCTTTTGCTGGTGACCGTGTATCCAGGAGATGGAGGCGTGCTGGGGCGCCAGGCTGAGCGTGTGCAAGGCACCAGCGGCAGCCCTCCCGCACCCTCGGGGACACCAGCGCCCTTCTGGGTACGCATTAATCCGGAGTTGGTGGTGGTTCCGCAGGGGGGCTCAGTGTGGCTTAACTGCAGCAATAGCTGCCCCCTGCCGGCAAGTTCCAGCGTCGGCACCCAGCTGCTGCGGGGCAAGACGCTCAGTGGGCCAGGTTGGGTATCTTACCAGCTGCTGAATGTGAGGGCTTGGAGCTCCGACGTACACTGCTTCGTCACCTGCGCAGGAAAAACGCGAGAGGCCACCGCCAGGATCACCACCTACA AGCGGCCTCGCAGCGTTATCCTGGAACCACCCATCTTGGTTGGCCAAGGGTACTTTCTGCGCTGCCACGTGATGCACGTTTTCCCAGTGGGCTCCTTGATGGTGATCCTGAGGCGCCGCGGCCAGATCATCTATTTCGAAACCTTGGAGCACTTTCAAGGTTTGCATGTGGCCAATGTGACGCTGACCCATGTTTTGCGCGCtgggcccagcaacctatggcaGCCGTTGACCTGCCACGCGCGCCTCAGTCTCCACGGTCTGGTGATACACAGCAGCTCAGCACCTATTATGCTAACAGCCTTAG CTTGGAACCCCGCCTCCAAAGCCTTGGCCTCCACCTCCATCGCAGCCCTTGTGGGGATTCTTCTTGCCATGGGGGCTGCCTACCTGTGCAAGTGCCCAGCTAAGCAGCCCTGGCTTAGAAAGCTATTCTATGCCAACTaa
- the Icam1 gene encoding intercellular adhesion molecule 1 isoform X2: MAPAGAPSALPLLLALLGALLPEPGDAQTSVFPTEATLPRGGSVLVNCSSTCEEKAFLGLETPLTKEERDKGHNWKVFELSDVEEDSKPMCFSFCGSNQTLAVVSLTVYRLPEHLELLPLPPWQPVGENLTLKCQVKGGAPRAQLTLVLLRGEEELSRQPAVGEPAEGTATVLAGRGDYGAKFTCRAELDLRPQGLGFFQNTSAPRQLRTFVLPMTSPQLETPRILEVGTSEKVVCSMGGLFPASEARVHLALGDHRLNTTVTYNEDSVSATAWVEGTAENKGDHALVCAIMLGNQSQESWRNLTVYSFPAPNLTLSEQEVSEGTQVEVACEASVGLRVRLSEAPAEPWAPSVQFLLNATAEDHGRHFSCSAALEVAGHVLYKNQTKELRVLYGPRLDESDCLGNWTWPEETNQNLSCQAWGNPVPQLTCLRETDRAPLPIGDLRPVKKQYEGTYLCKAESPRGAVARKVFLTVLTAGKNVLIIVLLTAGAILGAVVAAIYLYNRQRKIKIYKLLKAQEAAAALKLKTQATPP; the protein is encoded by the exons ATGGCCCCCGCCGGCGCCCCGTCCGCGCTGCCcctgctcctggctctgctcggggctctgctCCCAG AGCCTGGAGATGCCCAAACGTCGGTCTTCCCCACAGAAGCCACTCTGCCCCGAGGAGGCTCTGTGCTGGTGAACTGTAGTTCAACTTGTGAAGAGAAGGCCTTCTTGGGCCTGGAGACTCCGCTGACCAAGGAGGAGCGGGACAAAGGGCACAACTGGAAGGTGTTCGAACTGAGTGACGTGGAGGAAGACAGCAAGCCGATGTGCTTCTCCTTCTGTGGCTCAAACCAGACATTAGCTGTGGTTTCCCTCACCGTGTACA GGCTCCCGGAGCACTTGGAGCTGTTACCCCTTCCCCCCTGGCAGCCGGTGGGCGAGAACCTCACCCTGAAATGCCAGGTGAAGGGCGGGGCACCCCGGGCCCAGCTCACCCTGGTGCTGCTCCGTGGGGAGGAGGAACTGAGCCGGCAACCTGCGGTGGGGGAGCCAGCAGAGGGCACCGCCACGGTGCTGGCGGGCAGAGGTGACTATGGTGCCAAGTTCACGTGCCGAGCCGAACTGGACCTGCGGCCCCAAGGACTAGGATTCTTCCAGAACACCTCGGCCCCCAGGCAGCTCCGGACTTTTG TCCTGCCGATGACTTCCCCACAGCTTGAGACGCCCAGGATCCTGGAGGTGGGCACATCAGAGAAAGTGGTCTGCTCCATGGGTGGGCTGTTTCCAGCTTCAGAGGCCCGGGTCCACCTGGCCCTGGGGGACCACAGGCTGAACACCACAGTCACGTACAACGAGGACTCCGTCTCAGCCACAGCTTGGGTGGAGGGGACTGCAGAGAACAAGGGTGACCATGCGCTGGTGTGTGCAATCATGCTGGGGAACCAGAGCCAGGAGTCCTGGAGGAACCTGACAGTCTACA GTTTCCCAGCTCCCAACCTGACCCTGAGCGAGCAGGAGGTTTCAGAAGGGACCCAGGTGGAAGTGGCGTGTGAAGCCTCCGTTGGCCTCAGGGTGAGGCTGAGCGAGGCCCCAGCTGAGCCATGGGCCCCGAGCGTCCAATTCCTGCTGAACGCCACAGCTGAGGACCACGGTCGCCACTTCTCTTGCTCTGCTGCCTTGGAGGTGGCTGGGCACGTGCTGTACAAGAACCAGACCAAGGAGCTTCGGGTCCTGT ACGGGCCCCGACTGGACGAGAGTGACTGCCTGGGGAACTGGACGTGGCCAGAAGAGACCAACCAGAACCTGTCGTGCCAGGCATGGGGTAACCCGGTCCCTCAGCTGACCTGTCTTCGGGAAACGGATAGGGCTCCGCTGCCCATTGGGGACCTGAGACCTGTCAAGAAGCAGTATGAGGGCACCTACCTCTGCAAGGCAGAGAGCCCTCGTGGAGCGGTGGCCCGGAAGGTGTTCTTGACCGTGCTCA CAGCCGGGAAAAATGTGCTCATCATCGTTCTGTTGACGGCTGGGGCCATCCTGGGCGCTGTGGTCGCGGCCATTTACCTCTATAACCGCCAACGGAAGATCAAGATATACAAGCTCCTGAAGGCGCAGGAGGCCGCTGCCGCCCTGAAGCTGAAAACACAGGCCACGCCCCCCTGA
- the Icam1 gene encoding intercellular adhesion molecule 1 isoform X3, with amino-acid sequence MAPAGAPSALPLLLALLGALLPEPGDAQTSVFPTEATLPRGGSVLVNCSSTCEEKAFLGLETPLTKEERDKGHNWKVFELSDVEEDSKPMCFSFCGSNQTLAVVSLTVYRLPEHLELLPLPPWQPVGENLTLKCQVKGGAPRAQLTLVLLRGEEELSRQPAVGEPAEGTATVLAGRGDYGAKFTCRAELDLRPQGLGFFQNTSAPRQLRTFVLPMTSPQLETPRILEVGTSEKVVCSMGGLFPASEARVHLALGDHRLNTTVTYNEDSVSATAWVEGTAENKGDHALVCAIMLGNQSQESWRNLTVYSFPAPNLTLSEQEVSEGTQVEVACEASVGLRVRLSEAPAEPWAPSVQFLLNATAEDHGRHFSCSAALEVAGHVLYKNQTKELRVLYGPRLDESDCLGNWTWPEETNQNLSCQAWGNPVPQLTCLRETDRAPLPIGDLRPVKKQYEGTYLCKAESPRGAVARKVFLTVLTGKNVLIIVLLTAGAILGAVVAAIYLYNRQRKIKIYKLLKAQEAAAALKLKTQATPP; translated from the exons ATGGCCCCCGCCGGCGCCCCGTCCGCGCTGCCcctgctcctggctctgctcggggctctgctCCCAG AGCCTGGAGATGCCCAAACGTCGGTCTTCCCCACAGAAGCCACTCTGCCCCGAGGAGGCTCTGTGCTGGTGAACTGTAGTTCAACTTGTGAAGAGAAGGCCTTCTTGGGCCTGGAGACTCCGCTGACCAAGGAGGAGCGGGACAAAGGGCACAACTGGAAGGTGTTCGAACTGAGTGACGTGGAGGAAGACAGCAAGCCGATGTGCTTCTCCTTCTGTGGCTCAAACCAGACATTAGCTGTGGTTTCCCTCACCGTGTACA GGCTCCCGGAGCACTTGGAGCTGTTACCCCTTCCCCCCTGGCAGCCGGTGGGCGAGAACCTCACCCTGAAATGCCAGGTGAAGGGCGGGGCACCCCGGGCCCAGCTCACCCTGGTGCTGCTCCGTGGGGAGGAGGAACTGAGCCGGCAACCTGCGGTGGGGGAGCCAGCAGAGGGCACCGCCACGGTGCTGGCGGGCAGAGGTGACTATGGTGCCAAGTTCACGTGCCGAGCCGAACTGGACCTGCGGCCCCAAGGACTAGGATTCTTCCAGAACACCTCGGCCCCCAGGCAGCTCCGGACTTTTG TCCTGCCGATGACTTCCCCACAGCTTGAGACGCCCAGGATCCTGGAGGTGGGCACATCAGAGAAAGTGGTCTGCTCCATGGGTGGGCTGTTTCCAGCTTCAGAGGCCCGGGTCCACCTGGCCCTGGGGGACCACAGGCTGAACACCACAGTCACGTACAACGAGGACTCCGTCTCAGCCACAGCTTGGGTGGAGGGGACTGCAGAGAACAAGGGTGACCATGCGCTGGTGTGTGCAATCATGCTGGGGAACCAGAGCCAGGAGTCCTGGAGGAACCTGACAGTCTACA GTTTCCCAGCTCCCAACCTGACCCTGAGCGAGCAGGAGGTTTCAGAAGGGACCCAGGTGGAAGTGGCGTGTGAAGCCTCCGTTGGCCTCAGGGTGAGGCTGAGCGAGGCCCCAGCTGAGCCATGGGCCCCGAGCGTCCAATTCCTGCTGAACGCCACAGCTGAGGACCACGGTCGCCACTTCTCTTGCTCTGCTGCCTTGGAGGTGGCTGGGCACGTGCTGTACAAGAACCAGACCAAGGAGCTTCGGGTCCTGT ACGGGCCCCGACTGGACGAGAGTGACTGCCTGGGGAACTGGACGTGGCCAGAAGAGACCAACCAGAACCTGTCGTGCCAGGCATGGGGTAACCCGGTCCCTCAGCTGACCTGTCTTCGGGAAACGGATAGGGCTCCGCTGCCCATTGGGGACCTGAGACCTGTCAAGAAGCAGTATGAGGGCACCTACCTCTGCAAGGCAGAGAGCCCTCGTGGAGCGGTGGCCCGGAAGGTGTTCTTGACCGTGCTCA CCGGGAAAAATGTGCTCATCATCGTTCTGTTGACGGCTGGGGCCATCCTGGGCGCTGTGGTCGCGGCCATTTACCTCTATAACCGCCAACGGAAGATCAAGATATACAAGCTCCTGAAGGCGCAGGAGGCCGCTGCCGCCCTGAAGCTGAAAACACAGGCCACGCCCCCCTGA
- the Icam1 gene encoding intercellular adhesion molecule 1 isoform X1 — protein MAPAGAPSALPLLLALLGALLPEPGDAQTSVFPTEATLPRGGSVLVNCSSTCEEKAFLGLETPLTKEERDKGHNWKVFELSDVEEDSKPMCFSFCGSNQTLAVVSLTVYRLPEHLELLPLPPWQPVGENLTLKCQVKGGAPRAQLTLVLLRGEEELSRQPAVGEPAEGTATVLAGRGDYGAKFTCRAELDLRPQGLGFFQNTSAPRQLRTFVLPMTSPQLETPRILEVGTSEKVVCSMGGLFPASEARVHLALGDHRLNTTVTYNEDSVSATAWVEGTAENKGDHALVCAIMLGNQSQESWRNLTVYSFPAPNLTLSEQEVSEGTQVEVACEASVGLRVRLSEAPAEPWAPSVQFLLNATAEDHGRHFSCSAALEVAGHVLYKNQTKELRVLYGPRLDESDCLGNWTWPEETNQNLSCQAWGNPVPQLTCLRETDRAPLPIGDLRPVKKQYEGTYLCKAESPRGAVARKVFLTVLIPCVLPAAGKNVLIIVLLTAGAILGAVVAAIYLYNRQRKIKIYKLLKAQEAAAALKLKTQATPP, from the exons ATGGCCCCCGCCGGCGCCCCGTCCGCGCTGCCcctgctcctggctctgctcggggctctgctCCCAG AGCCTGGAGATGCCCAAACGTCGGTCTTCCCCACAGAAGCCACTCTGCCCCGAGGAGGCTCTGTGCTGGTGAACTGTAGTTCAACTTGTGAAGAGAAGGCCTTCTTGGGCCTGGAGACTCCGCTGACCAAGGAGGAGCGGGACAAAGGGCACAACTGGAAGGTGTTCGAACTGAGTGACGTGGAGGAAGACAGCAAGCCGATGTGCTTCTCCTTCTGTGGCTCAAACCAGACATTAGCTGTGGTTTCCCTCACCGTGTACA GGCTCCCGGAGCACTTGGAGCTGTTACCCCTTCCCCCCTGGCAGCCGGTGGGCGAGAACCTCACCCTGAAATGCCAGGTGAAGGGCGGGGCACCCCGGGCCCAGCTCACCCTGGTGCTGCTCCGTGGGGAGGAGGAACTGAGCCGGCAACCTGCGGTGGGGGAGCCAGCAGAGGGCACCGCCACGGTGCTGGCGGGCAGAGGTGACTATGGTGCCAAGTTCACGTGCCGAGCCGAACTGGACCTGCGGCCCCAAGGACTAGGATTCTTCCAGAACACCTCGGCCCCCAGGCAGCTCCGGACTTTTG TCCTGCCGATGACTTCCCCACAGCTTGAGACGCCCAGGATCCTGGAGGTGGGCACATCAGAGAAAGTGGTCTGCTCCATGGGTGGGCTGTTTCCAGCTTCAGAGGCCCGGGTCCACCTGGCCCTGGGGGACCACAGGCTGAACACCACAGTCACGTACAACGAGGACTCCGTCTCAGCCACAGCTTGGGTGGAGGGGACTGCAGAGAACAAGGGTGACCATGCGCTGGTGTGTGCAATCATGCTGGGGAACCAGAGCCAGGAGTCCTGGAGGAACCTGACAGTCTACA GTTTCCCAGCTCCCAACCTGACCCTGAGCGAGCAGGAGGTTTCAGAAGGGACCCAGGTGGAAGTGGCGTGTGAAGCCTCCGTTGGCCTCAGGGTGAGGCTGAGCGAGGCCCCAGCTGAGCCATGGGCCCCGAGCGTCCAATTCCTGCTGAACGCCACAGCTGAGGACCACGGTCGCCACTTCTCTTGCTCTGCTGCCTTGGAGGTGGCTGGGCACGTGCTGTACAAGAACCAGACCAAGGAGCTTCGGGTCCTGT ACGGGCCCCGACTGGACGAGAGTGACTGCCTGGGGAACTGGACGTGGCCAGAAGAGACCAACCAGAACCTGTCGTGCCAGGCATGGGGTAACCCGGTCCCTCAGCTGACCTGTCTTCGGGAAACGGATAGGGCTCCGCTGCCCATTGGGGACCTGAGACCTGTCAAGAAGCAGTATGAGGGCACCTACCTCTGCAAGGCAGAGAGCCCTCGTGGAGCGGTGGCCCGGAAGGTGTTCTTGACCGTGCTCA TCCCTTGTGTCCTTCCAGCAGCCGGGAAAAATGTGCTCATCATCGTTCTGTTGACGGCTGGGGCCATCCTGGGCGCTGTGGTCGCGGCCATTTACCTCTATAACCGCCAACGGAAGATCAAGATATACAAGCTCCTGAAGGCGCAGGAGGCCGCTGCCGCCCTGAAGCTGAAAACACAGGCCACGCCCCCCTGA
- the Mrpl4 gene encoding large ribosomal subunit protein uL4m, whose product MLQLVRVGARAWLRPSGCRGLSSLAEEAARPAENSEPVAGAGLREPVLRKCELPLPAHRRPVQAWVESLRGFEQERVGLAELHPDVFATAPRLDILHQVATWQKNFKRISYAKTKTRAEVRGGGRKPWPQKGSGRARHGSIRSPIWRGGGVAHGPRGPTSYYYMLPMKMRALGLKVALTVKLAQDDLHIVDSLELPTPDPQYLMELARYRRWGNSVLLVDLIHEEMPQNTVEATSGLKTFNLIPAVGLNVYSMLKHQSLVLTLPTVAFLEKKLLWQDSRYSPLYPFHLPYSNFP is encoded by the exons ATGCTGCAGTTAGTCCGGGTCGGGGCGCGGGCCTGGCTTCGGCCCTCGGGCTGCAGG GGCCTCAGCTCGCTGGCGGAAGAGGCAGCACGGCCCGCGGAGAACTCAGAGCCGGTGGCGGGTGCGG GTCTCCGGGAGCCGGTGTTGCGCAAGTGCGAACTCCCACTACCCGCGCACCGGCGCCCTGTGCAGGCCTGGGTCGAGTCCCTGCGGGGCTTCGAGCAGGAGCGCGTGGGCCTGGCTGAACTGCACCCTGATGTTTTCGCCACAGCACCCAG GCTAGATATCCTGCACCAGGTTGCCACCTGGCAGAAGAACTTCAAGAGAATT AGCTATGCCAAGACCAAGACTAGGGCTGAGGTGCGGGGTGGTGGCAGGAAGCCCTGGCCACAGAAAGGCAGTGGGCGAGCTCGGCATGGCAGCATCCGGTCCCCCATCTGGCGAGGAG GAGGTGTTGCCCATGGTCCCCGAGGCCCCACAAGTTACTACTACATGCTACCCATGAAAATGAGGGCGCTGGGCCTCAAGGTGGCATTGACCGTCAAGCTGGCTCAG GATGACCTGCATATTGTAGACTCCCTGGAGCTGCCCACTCCAGACCCCCAGTACTTGATGGAGCTGGCGCGCTACCGCCGCTGGGGGAACTCTGTGCTCCTTGTGGATTT GATACATGAGGAGATGCCACAGAACACTGTGGAGGCCACCTCTGGGCTCAAGACCTTCAACTTGATCCCGGCTGTAG GTCTGAACGTGTACAGCATGCTCAAGCACCAGAGCCTGGTCCTCACCCTGCCCACTGTCGCCTTTCTGGAGAAAAAGCTACTCTGGCAGGATTCACGTTACTCGCCCCTCTACCCCTTCCATCTGCCCTACAGCAACTTCCCCTGA